In Pseudomonas sp. MYb327, one DNA window encodes the following:
- the catC gene encoding muconolactone Delta-isomerase — MLFHVKMTVNLPVDMNPEAAAKLKADEKALALRLQDQGKWRHLWRIAGHYANYSVFDVDSVQELHDLLMQLPLFPYMAIEIDAMCRHPSSIRDDDR, encoded by the coding sequence ATGCTGTTCCACGTAAAGATGACCGTGAATTTGCCGGTCGATATGAATCCTGAAGCGGCCGCGAAACTCAAGGCTGACGAAAAGGCCCTGGCCCTGCGCCTGCAAGATCAAGGCAAGTGGCGTCACCTGTGGCGCATCGCCGGACACTACGCCAACTACAGCGTGTTTGATGTTGATAGCGTTCAGGAACTGCACGACCTGCTGATGCAATTGCCGCTGTTTCCGTACATGGCCATCGAAATCGATGCGATGTGCCGGCATCCGTCTTCGATTCGTGACGACGACCGCTGA
- a CDS encoding sensor domain-containing diguanylate cyclase, with protein sequence MGNPSIYERIESNRPGIARLKVRSVVTLMVAVCLSMTAMVIWEAWSSRQYHLHDKEVAMSNLAQTLASQAQASIKQADTLLFALVDRLENDGIDRVGLNRLQRLLSAQRNELSQIHGLFVYDQTGQWIANSNGAEVGVANNSDREYFIFHRDHPDRGPHIGPSIKSRSSGEWIMTVSRRINHPDGSFAGVALATIYLSHFLQLYDSIDMGNNGVINLIADDGSIIVRRPFNEADIGVSLAKSPLFTQLLPNGSAGSATIRSVIDGVERVVGYRRVEGYPLVSFAALNKDEVLAGWRKQSLLSAAIVALLLGFLGVLGYRLIKLMKQQNRVQCELLDSQEKLLELNRNLELLALEDALTGLANRRQFDLFIHAEMGRSRRNMTGLALLMIDVDHFKSFNDFYGHLAGDDCLRNISAIITRNIQRPGDLAARFGGEEFAVVLPGTDYVGAFLVAEKIRRAVQTAGLAHSKSPEAVVTVSVGVCGYDPASQARIEDLIGAADKALYVAKASGRNMSVIAN encoded by the coding sequence ATGGGCAACCCGTCCATTTACGAGCGTATCGAAAGCAACCGGCCAGGCATTGCCCGGCTCAAGGTTCGCTCGGTCGTGACCCTCATGGTCGCGGTGTGCTTGTCGATGACGGCGATGGTCATCTGGGAAGCCTGGAGTTCACGCCAGTACCATCTGCATGACAAGGAAGTGGCGATGTCCAACCTTGCGCAGACGTTGGCTTCTCAAGCACAGGCGTCGATCAAGCAAGCGGATACGCTGCTGTTTGCCTTGGTCGATCGCCTCGAAAACGACGGCATCGATCGTGTCGGACTGAATCGCCTTCAACGCCTGCTCAGCGCCCAGCGCAACGAGCTGAGCCAGATCCATGGCTTGTTCGTGTATGACCAGACGGGGCAGTGGATCGCCAATTCAAATGGCGCCGAAGTGGGCGTTGCCAACAATTCCGACCGCGAATATTTCATCTTCCACCGCGATCACCCCGACCGCGGGCCGCACATTGGGCCATCGATCAAGAGCCGTTCCAGTGGCGAATGGATCATGACCGTGTCGCGCCGGATCAATCATCCAGACGGCAGTTTTGCCGGCGTGGCGCTGGCGACGATTTATCTCAGTCACTTCCTGCAACTCTACGACAGCATCGACATGGGCAATAACGGCGTCATCAACCTGATTGCCGACGATGGCAGCATCATCGTGCGTCGGCCGTTCAATGAGGCGGACATCGGGGTCAGCCTGGCGAAAAGTCCGCTATTCACCCAATTGCTGCCCAACGGCAGTGCGGGATCGGCCACGATCCGGTCCGTCATCGATGGCGTTGAGCGCGTGGTGGGCTATCGCCGGGTCGAGGGTTATCCGTTGGTCTCCTTTGCCGCGCTGAACAAGGACGAAGTGCTGGCCGGCTGGCGCAAGCAGTCCTTGCTCAGTGCCGCTATCGTGGCGTTGCTGCTGGGCTTCCTGGGTGTGCTCGGTTATCGCCTGATCAAGTTGATGAAACAGCAGAACCGGGTCCAGTGCGAACTGCTCGACTCCCAGGAAAAACTGCTCGAGCTCAATCGCAATCTTGAATTGCTGGCGCTGGAGGACGCGCTCACCGGGTTGGCCAACCGGCGCCAGTTTGACCTGTTCATCCACGCGGAAATGGGCCGCTCCCGCCGCAACATGACCGGTCTGGCGTTGCTGATGATCGATGTCGATCATTTCAAATCTTTCAATGATTTCTACGGTCACCTGGCCGGCGATGACTGCTTGCGCAATATCAGCGCCATCATCACCCGGAACATCCAGCGTCCCGGCGATCTGGCCGCGCGTTTTGGTGGCGAAGAGTTTGCCGTGGTGCTGCCCGGTACCGACTACGTCGGGGCGTTTCTGGTGGCGGAAAAGATTCGTCGAGCGGTCCAGACGGCAGGCCTTGCGCACAGTAAAAGCCCGGAAGCTGTAGTGACGGTGAGCGTGGGCGTCTGCGGTTACGACCCGGCGTCGCAAGCGCGAATCGAGGACTTGATTGGTGCCGCTGACAAGGCGTTGTACGTGGCCAAGGCCAGCGGCCGGAACATGAGCGTGATCGCCAATTGA
- a CDS encoding muconate cycloisomerase family protein: protein MLATAIESIETIIVDLPTIRPHKLAMHTMQNQTLVIIRVRCADGIEGIGESTTIGGLAYGNESPDSIKTNIDTHFAPLLIGQDSSNVNAAMLRLERSIRGNTFAKSGIETALLDAQGKRLGVPVSELLGGRVRDALPVAWTLASGDTEKDIAEAEKMLDLRRHRIFKLKIGAGEVNRDLAHVIAIKKALGDRASVRVDVNQAWDEAVAIRACRILGTNGIDLIEQPISRNNRAGMVRLNAMSPAPIMADESIECVEDAFNLAREGAASVFALKIAKNGGPRAVLRTASIAEAAGIALYGGTMLEGGLGTMASAHAFITLNKLAWDTELFGPLLLTEDILSEPLEYRDFELHVPKTPGLGLSLDEERLAFFRRDNTSTAIHQA, encoded by the coding sequence ATGCTTGCTACAGCCATTGAATCGATCGAGACGATCATCGTCGATCTGCCGACCATCCGCCCGCACAAGCTGGCGATGCACACCATGCAGAACCAGACCCTGGTGATTATTCGCGTGCGTTGCGCCGATGGCATCGAGGGCATCGGCGAATCCACCACCATCGGTGGCCTGGCCTACGGCAACGAAAGCCCTGACAGCATCAAGACCAACATCGACACACACTTCGCGCCGCTGTTGATCGGTCAGGACAGCAGCAACGTCAATGCCGCCATGTTGCGCCTGGAGCGCAGTATTCGTGGCAACACCTTCGCCAAGTCCGGCATCGAAACCGCGTTGCTCGACGCCCAGGGCAAGCGCCTCGGTGTGCCGGTCAGCGAATTGCTCGGCGGGCGTGTACGCGATGCGCTGCCGGTGGCATGGACCCTGGCCAGTGGCGATACCGAAAAAGACATCGCCGAAGCGGAAAAAATGCTCGACCTGCGCCGCCATCGCATCTTCAAACTGAAAATCGGTGCCGGCGAAGTCAACCGCGACCTGGCCCACGTGATCGCGATCAAGAAAGCCTTGGGCGATCGCGCCAGCGTGCGGGTGGACGTTAACCAGGCGTGGGATGAAGCCGTCGCGATACGTGCCTGCCGCATTCTCGGTACCAACGGCATCGACCTGATCGAACAGCCGATCTCGCGCAACAACCGCGCCGGCATGGTGCGACTGAATGCCATGAGCCCGGCGCCGATCATGGCCGACGAATCCATTGAATGCGTGGAAGATGCGTTCAACCTGGCCCGTGAAGGCGCGGCTTCGGTGTTCGCCCTGAAGATCGCCAAGAACGGTGGCCCGCGCGCTGTATTGCGCACCGCCTCCATCGCCGAAGCGGCTGGTATCGCCCTGTATGGCGGGACCATGCTCGAAGGTGGCCTGGGCACCATGGCTTCGGCCCATGCCTTTATCACCCTGAACAAACTGGCGTGGGACACCGAGCTGTTCGGCCCGTTGCTGCTGACCGAGGACATTCTCAGCGAACCGCTGGAGTACCGCGATTTCGAGCTGCATGTGCCGAAAACGCCGGGTCTGGGCCTGAGCCTGGACGAAGAACGCCTGGCGTTTTTCCGCCGCGACAATACATCCACTGCCATTCATCAAGCTTGA
- a CDS encoding LysR family transcriptional regulator produces the protein MELRHLRYFQVLAQTLNFTRAAELLHIAQPPLSRQIQQLEDELGVMLLERARPLKLTDAGRFFHEHSTALLEQLNKVCDNTRRIGLGEKTWLGIGFAPSTLYGVLPELIRRLRSGEPLELELGLSEMTTLQQVQALKAGRIDIGFGRIRIDDPAIVQTVLTEDRLVAALPAGHPLLAGPISLRDLAKEPFVLYPGNPRPSYADHVIALFESYGVSIHVAQWTNELQTAIGLVGAGIGVTLVPASVQLLHRDDIGFTPLLEDNATSPIILSRRVGDVSPGLNHCLQMIDELLPRS, from the coding sequence ATGGAACTGCGTCACCTTCGTTATTTTCAGGTTTTGGCTCAAACCCTCAACTTCACCCGCGCCGCCGAATTACTGCACATCGCCCAACCGCCCTTGAGCCGGCAAATCCAGCAATTGGAAGATGAATTGGGCGTGATGCTGCTAGAGCGCGCAAGACCGCTGAAACTGACCGACGCCGGACGGTTTTTTCATGAACATTCCACCGCGCTGCTCGAACAGCTGAACAAGGTTTGCGACAACACCCGGCGCATTGGTTTGGGCGAGAAGACCTGGCTGGGTATCGGTTTTGCGCCGTCGACTTTATATGGCGTGCTACCGGAACTGATCCGGCGCTTACGCAGCGGCGAGCCACTGGAGCTAGAGTTGGGGCTTTCGGAAATGACCACGCTGCAACAGGTGCAGGCGCTGAAGGCCGGGCGTATCGACATCGGCTTCGGGCGAATCCGCATCGACGACCCGGCCATCGTCCAGACCGTCTTGACCGAGGATCGCCTGGTCGCCGCCCTGCCCGCTGGCCACCCTTTGCTCGCCGGACCCATCAGCCTGCGAGACCTGGCGAAAGAACCCTTCGTGTTGTACCCCGGCAACCCGCGTCCGAGCTACGCCGACCACGTCATCGCACTGTTTGAGTCCTACGGTGTAAGCATCCACGTCGCGCAATGGACCAATGAGTTGCAAACGGCGATCGGTCTGGTGGGCGCCGGTATCGGGGTCACGTTGGTGCCGGCCTCGGTGCAACTGCTGCACCGCGACGACATTGGCTTCACCCCGTTGCTGGAAGATAACGCGACCTCACCGATCATCCTCAGCCGACGGGTCGGGGATGTGTCGCCGGGGTTGAACCATTGTTTGCAGATGATTGATGAGCTGTTGCCACGAAGTTAA
- a CDS encoding ABC transporter permease, with product MTSKIKNLPAHLALPAPRRLSNTWQLRLKGLALPLLIILVLEFVVRIGWLPSYQMPAPSEIALTLRDLAEGALWKHIGVSLLRVLLGFAIGASLALVFAAWVGLSREAEAWLEPTFAGLRSIPSLAWVPLLMLWLGIDETSKIVLIAIGAFFPMYLNGVAAIRNIDRKLVEVGQIYGFSRRRLVRRILLPAALPGLFTGLRSGMSLAWMFLVAAELIAATKGLGYLLSDGRETSRPDIVLAAIIVLALLGKLSDGILAGLEKRFLAWRDTFNGQSAGD from the coding sequence ATGACCAGCAAAATCAAAAACCTCCCCGCGCACTTGGCACTGCCTGCACCGCGACGCCTGAGCAACACCTGGCAGCTGCGCCTCAAGGGCCTGGCGCTTCCGCTGTTGATCATTCTCGTACTGGAATTCGTGGTACGCATCGGTTGGCTGCCCTCCTACCAGATGCCCGCCCCCAGCGAGATTGCCCTGACCCTGCGCGACCTCGCCGAAGGCGCGTTGTGGAAGCACATCGGCGTCAGCTTGTTGCGCGTTCTCTTGGGCTTCGCCATCGGTGCCAGTCTCGCCTTGGTGTTCGCCGCATGGGTTGGTTTGAGCCGCGAGGCCGAAGCCTGGCTTGAGCCGACATTCGCCGGCCTGCGTTCGATTCCGAGCCTGGCCTGGGTGCCGTTGTTGATGCTGTGGCTGGGCATCGACGAGACTTCGAAAATCGTCCTGATCGCCATCGGCGCGTTCTTCCCGATGTACCTGAACGGCGTCGCTGCTATCCGCAACATCGACCGCAAACTGGTCGAAGTCGGGCAGATATACGGTTTCAGTCGCCGTCGCCTGGTGCGGCGGATCCTGTTGCCCGCCGCCCTGCCCGGCCTGTTCACCGGATTACGCAGCGGCATGAGCCTGGCCTGGATGTTTCTGGTGGCCGCCGAACTGATCGCTGCGACCAAAGGCCTGGGTTATTTGCTCAGCGACGGTCGCGAAACCTCGCGCCCGGACATCGTACTGGCGGCAATTATCGTCCTGGCACTGCTGGGCAAACTCAGCGACGGCATTCTCGCTGGTCTGGAGAAACGGTTCCTGGCCTGGCGCGACACGTTCAACGGCCAAAGTGCGGGAGATTGA
- a CDS encoding AzlC family ABC transporter permease translates to MSNSHMPSSAFLRGAVAIMPLSLATAPWGLLAGSMAIEANLTPLQGQGLSSIVFAGAAQLVAIGMLKGGAGIFSILLTTLLLTSQHLLYGMSLRSVISPLPGRWRVGLGFLLTDELFALTSQHDKQQFNRWYALGVGLTFYIAWNLFTLAGIVLGSSIPGLEHLGLDFSIAATFIALITPVVRNVPTVVCVAVSLFCSVLFSYWQWGSALVLSGLAGMTAGFICNKFQGART, encoded by the coding sequence ATGTCCAATTCACACATGCCGAGCAGCGCCTTTTTGCGCGGAGCCGTAGCGATCATGCCGTTGTCCCTGGCGACAGCGCCCTGGGGGTTGCTGGCCGGTTCCATGGCCATCGAGGCTAATCTCACGCCCCTGCAAGGCCAGGGTTTGTCGAGCATCGTGTTTGCCGGTGCCGCGCAACTGGTGGCCATCGGCATGCTCAAGGGTGGGGCAGGGATTTTTTCGATCCTGCTGACCACGTTGCTGCTGACGTCCCAGCATCTGCTTTACGGCATGAGCCTGCGTTCGGTGATCTCTCCGTTGCCGGGTCGCTGGCGGGTGGGCCTCGGCTTTCTGCTCACCGATGAGCTGTTCGCATTGACCAGTCAGCATGACAAGCAGCAGTTCAACCGCTGGTACGCCCTGGGTGTCGGCCTGACGTTTTACATCGCCTGGAATCTCTTCACCCTGGCGGGCATCGTGCTGGGCAGCAGCATTCCTGGCCTGGAACATCTGGGCCTGGACTTCTCCATCGCCGCCACCTTCATTGCCCTGATCACGCCAGTGGTGCGCAATGTGCCGACGGTGGTTTGCGTCGCGGTGTCGTTGTTCTGTTCGGTGTTGTTCAGCTACTGGCAGTGGGGCTCGGCGTTGGTTTTGTCGGGACTGGCAGGCATGACCGCCGGGTTTATCTGCAACAAGTTCCAGGGAGCACGCACATGA
- a CDS encoding LysR family transcriptional regulator, translating to MLSIEDLALLEAIRETGSLSRAAAHLGKAPSTVSYAARQLEERFDALLFDRRRYRLQLTPAGELLVNEAARLMQDVSRLTQRVQQVASGWESRLWIVTDELLEFESFIPVIEEFDALGSGVPLRITQEVLKGVWDALRDGRADLVIGATNEPPAIPSLRWMQLGEMQWVFAVSPKHPLATVKEPISRATVTQHRAIVVADSSKTTEGRTYGVSGGQPVLAVPTMRAKILAQCHGLGVGWLPRHRVGSLLKNGALIEKQMADPREPNIIYAGWRGDHDGRALGWWLEKLKQSYLSTRLVEGIDQFI from the coding sequence ATGCTGTCGATTGAAGATCTGGCATTGCTCGAAGCCATCCGGGAAACCGGCAGCCTGTCGCGGGCCGCCGCTCACCTTGGCAAGGCGCCGTCCACCGTGTCCTACGCCGCGCGGCAACTGGAAGAGCGCTTCGACGCTTTGCTGTTCGACCGCCGCCGCTATCGCTTGCAACTCACCCCGGCAGGCGAGTTGTTGGTCAATGAAGCGGCGCGGCTGATGCAAGACGTTTCGCGGCTGACCCAACGGGTGCAGCAAGTGGCCAGTGGCTGGGAGAGTCGGTTGTGGATCGTCACCGATGAACTGCTGGAGTTCGAAAGCTTTATCCCGGTGATTGAGGAATTCGATGCGCTGGGTTCCGGCGTACCGCTGCGCATCACCCAGGAAGTGCTCAAAGGCGTCTGGGACGCCCTGCGTGATGGCCGTGCGGACCTGGTGATCGGCGCCACCAACGAGCCGCCGGCGATACCGTCCTTGCGCTGGATGCAACTGGGGGAAATGCAATGGGTGTTCGCCGTCTCGCCCAAGCATCCGCTGGCCACGGTCAAGGAGCCGATTTCCAGGGCGACGGTGACGCAGCACCGGGCGATTGTCGTGGCTGACTCGTCGAAAACCACCGAGGGCCGAACCTACGGTGTCTCCGGCGGGCAACCGGTGCTGGCCGTGCCGACGATGCGCGCAAAAATTCTCGCCCAGTGCCACGGGCTGGGCGTGGGCTGGCTGCCAAGGCATCGGGTCGGTTCGTTATTGAAAAACGGCGCGCTGATTGAAAAGCAGATGGCCGACCCGCGCGAGCCGAACATCATCTACGCCGGTTGGCGCGGCGATCATGATGGCCGAGCGCTGGGCTGGTGGCTGGAAAAACTCAAGCAATCGTACCTGTCCACCCGCCTGGTCGAGGGCATCGATCAGTTTATTTGA
- a CDS encoding aliphatic sulfonate ABC transporter substrate-binding protein, with product MKPTFRFAKFRYLLSACAMALSLQPVAQAAETPPAEVHLDYAYYSPVSLVLKHFGFLEKALPQTKVSWVLSQGSNRSLEYLNSGGVDFASSASLAAVLSRANGSPIKSVYVYSRAEWTALVVRKDSPFKSVADLKGKKIAATKGTDPYLFTLRSLQQAGLSKDDVELVHLQHPDGRTALEKGDVDAWAGLDPHMAASQVQAGSRLLYRNTDFNSYGVVSVTDTYAKDHPQTIDTVLKAYEQAREWAVKNPEDLAKLLATESGLPLEVAKLQLSRTDLSSPQLTAKDVIASKDAAPILVSEELVRRGVNVDQVIDQLIDTGFKETVARQ from the coding sequence ATGAAACCGACCTTCCGTTTTGCCAAATTCAGGTATCTGCTCAGTGCCTGCGCCATGGCCCTGAGCCTGCAACCCGTGGCCCAGGCCGCTGAAACGCCCCCGGCTGAAGTGCATCTGGATTACGCGTACTACTCGCCGGTCAGCCTGGTGCTCAAGCACTTCGGTTTTCTCGAAAAAGCCCTGCCCCAGACCAAGGTCAGTTGGGTGTTGAGCCAGGGCAGCAACCGCTCGCTGGAATACCTCAACAGCGGCGGCGTCGACTTCGCCTCCTCCGCCAGCCTCGCAGCGGTCCTCAGTCGCGCCAATGGCAGCCCGATCAAGTCGGTCTATGTCTATAGCCGCGCCGAATGGACCGCGCTGGTGGTGCGCAAGGACTCACCGTTCAAATCCGTCGCCGATCTCAAGGGCAAGAAAATTGCCGCGACCAAAGGCACTGACCCGTACCTGTTCACCTTGCGCAGCCTGCAGCAGGCCGGCCTGAGCAAAGACGATGTGGAGTTGGTGCATTTGCAGCATCCGGACGGTCGCACCGCTTTGGAGAAAGGTGATGTCGACGCCTGGGCCGGACTCGATCCGCACATGGCCGCCAGCCAGGTCCAGGCCGGTTCGCGCCTGTTGTATCGCAACACCGATTTCAACAGCTATGGCGTGGTCAGCGTGACCGACACCTATGCCAAGGACCATCCGCAAACCATCGACACCGTGCTGAAAGCCTACGAACAGGCTCGGGAATGGGCGGTAAAAAATCCTGAAGATCTGGCGAAACTGCTCGCCACGGAATCCGGCCTGCCGCTGGAAGTGGCCAAGTTGCAACTGTCGCGCACCGACCTGAGCAGCCCGCAATTGACCGCCAAGGATGTGATCGCGTCGAAGGATGCCGCGCCGATTCTGGTTTCCGAAGAACTGGTACGCCGTGGGGTGAATGTCGATCAGGTGATCGATCAACTGATCGACACTGGTTTCAAGGAAACCGTCGCCCGCCAGTAA
- a CDS encoding DUF2784 domain-containing protein, whose protein sequence is MLYRIAADGLVLFHLAFILFVLFGGLLVLKWRPLISWHLPAAAWGVAVEFFHLPCPLTRWENLMRHAAGQTGYGGGFIDHYLWPIIYPAGLTPGIQLGLAGVVLAVNVWVYLRVIWQRIV, encoded by the coding sequence ATGCTCTACCGAATCGCCGCCGACGGGCTGGTGCTGTTCCACCTGGCGTTCATTTTGTTCGTCTTGTTCGGCGGGCTGCTGGTGCTCAAATGGCGGCCCCTGATCAGTTGGCACCTTCCCGCCGCCGCATGGGGTGTGGCGGTGGAGTTTTTCCATCTGCCCTGCCCGCTGACCCGGTGGGAAAACCTGATGCGCCACGCCGCCGGGCAAACCGGCTACGGCGGTGGCTTCATCGACCATTATCTCTGGCCGATCATTTACCCGGCCGGCCTGACGCCAGGCATTCAGCTAGGCTTGGCCGGTGTGGTGCTGGCGGTCAACGTGTGGGTCTATCTTCGGGTGATTTGGCAAAGGATCGTTTAA
- a CDS encoding polysaccharide deacetylase family protein, producing MKQWVKVLMAFAMAVSLLGCIAAPLEMTSQTEQRLREQPPIRFLLTFDDGPSASSFWNPTETVLDSLARNPLQPDIKAVFFVQTRASRAGGSEIGRRIMHRERAAGHILGFHTATPSHTNHRSLDPQALEQALTDGSTDIAAITGAAPTLLRPPFWNYDKRTFAAYQQHGLHVLLTDLSANDGKIWGFNASPRRRAHFLRSMSEVRERIALGQLPVVDGVIPVVVTFHDLNRYTARHTREYLQILLDSARETGVNVAEQAFYIDTEALQRAAMARTVRDSSQPVKLPGFWNWIWNSDSH from the coding sequence ATGAAACAGTGGGTCAAGGTTCTAATGGCGTTTGCCATGGCAGTCAGTTTGCTGGGCTGCATCGCCGCGCCCCTGGAAATGACGTCGCAGACCGAACAGCGCCTGCGAGAACAACCCCCCATCCGCTTTTTGTTGACCTTCGACGATGGCCCCAGCGCCTCGAGTTTCTGGAATCCGACCGAAACCGTGCTCGACAGCCTGGCGCGCAATCCGCTGCAACCCGACATCAAAGCCGTGTTCTTCGTGCAGACCCGGGCCTCACGGGCCGGTGGCAGCGAGATAGGACGGCGGATCATGCACCGTGAGCGGGCTGCCGGGCATATTCTGGGTTTCCACACGGCCACGCCTTCGCACACCAACCATCGTTCTCTCGACCCGCAAGCGCTCGAACAAGCACTCACCGATGGCAGCACCGACATCGCCGCGATCACCGGCGCCGCGCCGACGCTGCTGCGCCCGCCATTCTGGAATTACGATAAACGCACTTTCGCCGCGTATCAGCAGCATGGCCTGCATGTGCTGCTGACCGATTTGAGTGCTAATGACGGCAAGATCTGGGGCTTCAACGCTAGCCCACGGCGACGGGCGCATTTCCTGCGTTCAATGTCCGAAGTGCGCGAGCGCATTGCCCTCGGCCAGTTGCCGGTGGTGGACGGGGTGATTCCGGTGGTGGTGACCTTCCACGACCTCAATCGCTATACCGCGCGGCATACCCGTGAGTACCTGCAAATCCTCCTCGACAGCGCCCGCGAGACGGGGGTGAACGTCGCGGAGCAAGCGTTTTACATCGACACCGAAGCGCTGCAGCGGGCGGCCATGGCGCGTACGGTGCGCGACAGTTCGCAGCCGGTGAAACTCCCGGGATTCTGGAACTGGATCTGGAACAGCGATTCACACTGA
- a CDS encoding DUF3087 domain-containing protein — protein sequence MFEIQPMNAETYRQQTRRSTVIIALTFLALAMALSTAAVAIFGQPGGDNLRFNIGGVFAAVLLMAALMRKVFWTQDWMAPAVYSWQLKRSLMGITNVMHHVTAGVEAGDPIAMKLLRFYHLGLNQMHQLDGNSSDHGQLNREMEQHRARMEALGMDIEQTRLDPAWIESVKQASR from the coding sequence ATGTTCGAAATCCAGCCGATGAACGCCGAAACCTACCGGCAACAGACGCGACGCAGCACCGTGATTATCGCGTTGACTTTCCTGGCCCTGGCGATGGCGTTGTCCACTGCGGCGGTGGCGATATTTGGCCAGCCTGGCGGAGACAATCTAAGGTTCAACATCGGTGGTGTGTTTGCCGCGGTGCTGCTGATGGCGGCGCTGATGCGCAAGGTCTTCTGGACCCAGGACTGGATGGCCCCGGCCGTCTACAGTTGGCAACTCAAGCGCAGCCTGATGGGCATCACTAACGTCATGCACCACGTCACCGCCGGGGTCGAGGCGGGTGACCCGATCGCCATGAAGCTGCTACGGTTCTATCATCTTGGGTTGAACCAGATGCATCAACTGGATGGTAATTCCAGTGATCATGGCCAATTGAACCGGGAAATGGAGCAACACAGGGCGCGGATGGAGGCGCTGGGGATGGACATTGAACAGACACGATTGGATCCGGCCTGGATTGAATCCGTGAAGCAGGCATCACGGTAG
- a CDS encoding AzlD domain-containing protein, protein MVWAVIFGMGLLVFLNRYVFLEPRLPVRLSSNARQFLGFAVPGMLTAICGPIVFMPDKQLNLQWDNPYLISSLVAVGLVLYTRNTLLSMLLSMGFFFLLRWWL, encoded by the coding sequence ATGGTCTGGGCCGTGATTTTCGGCATGGGGTTGCTGGTTTTTCTCAATCGCTACGTGTTCCTGGAGCCGCGCCTGCCGGTGCGCCTGAGCAGCAACGCCCGGCAGTTCCTCGGTTTCGCGGTGCCGGGCATGCTCACCGCGATTTGCGGGCCGATTGTGTTCATGCCGGACAAGCAGCTGAACCTGCAATGGGACAACCCCTATCTGATCAGTTCGCTGGTGGCCGTCGGCCTGGTGCTTTACACCCGCAATACTTTGCTCAGCATGTTGTTGAGCATGGGCTTCTTCTTTTTGCTGCGCTGGTGGCTGTGA
- a CDS encoding SOS response-associated peptidase family protein, whose amino-acid sequence MCGRLSQYRGIHDFVAVLSIPDALINQVGDEPLARYNAAPTTQLALLHLESDGLHADPQRWGWRPHWAKDRAAPINARVEKVAHGPFFRAIWPHRAICPVDNWFEWVDAGDSTRQPWLIRRRDHGPIFCAAIGQFPVGGATPRDDDGFVIISADSAGGMLDIHDRRPVVFSAELAREWLDPATPKERAEQMVLLQGEGSDAFQWHRVDKAVGNTRNQGAGLIEEIA is encoded by the coding sequence ATGTGTGGAAGACTGTCGCAGTATCGAGGCATCCACGATTTTGTCGCGGTGCTGAGCATTCCCGATGCGTTGATCAACCAGGTCGGGGATGAACCGTTGGCGCGCTACAACGCCGCCCCCACCACGCAACTTGCGTTGCTGCATCTGGAAAGCGACGGACTGCATGCCGATCCACAGCGTTGGGGCTGGCGGCCGCATTGGGCGAAGGATCGCGCCGCGCCGATCAATGCGCGGGTCGAGAAAGTCGCTCACGGCCCGTTCTTCCGCGCGATCTGGCCCCATCGCGCGATCTGCCCGGTCGACAACTGGTTCGAATGGGTCGATGCCGGAGACTCAACCCGTCAACCCTGGCTGATCCGGCGCCGTGACCACGGGCCGATTTTCTGTGCGGCAATCGGGCAATTTCCTGTGGGCGGCGCCACGCCGAGGGACGATGACGGGTTTGTCATTATTAGCGCCGACAGCGCCGGCGGGATGCTCGATATTCATGACCGTCGCCCAGTGGTGTTTTCGGCAGAATTGGCGCGGGAATGGCTGGACCCGGCCACCCCCAAGGAGCGGGCCGAGCAGATGGTACTCCTGCAAGGTGAAGGCAGTGATGCGTTCCAGTGGCACAGAGTCGATAAAGCCGTCGGCAACACCAGAAACCAGGGAGCGGGGTTGATTGAGGAAATTGCATGA